In the Actinomycetota bacterium genome, one interval contains:
- a CDS encoding acyl-CoA dehydrogenase, whose product MDFRDTPEEAAFRAELRAWFESNLPEGWKDRGPARGRTEEEISREWSKRLYDAGYAGLTWPKEFGGAGAPYTHQAIFLEESARAETPEHIGVIGLGMAGPTIIAHGTDDQKTAHLGKILSGEEVWCQGFSEPGSGSDLASLRTRAETDGDDYVVNGQKVWSSFAHIADYCILLVRTDPQAVKHRGITYLMVDMHSPGVEVRPLKQITGDPEFNEIFFSDVRVPRRNILGNENEGWQVAMTTLLHERGTLGFALTARLEVLMRKLITLARETKSNGTVAADDPLLRDRIARQWVELQALKFTNYRALTSLVKTGIPGPEGSIAKLHWSESNQRLTKLALEVLGPASQLDDDEASWEGFWQYQQLRSRGNTIEAGTSEILRNIISERVLGLPRSR is encoded by the coding sequence ATGGACTTCAGAGACACGCCGGAAGAGGCCGCGTTCCGCGCCGAGCTGCGCGCTTGGTTCGAGTCGAACCTGCCGGAGGGCTGGAAGGACCGCGGCCCTGCGCGCGGCCGCACCGAGGAAGAGATCTCGCGCGAGTGGTCGAAGCGCCTCTACGACGCGGGATACGCGGGCCTGACGTGGCCGAAGGAGTTCGGCGGCGCCGGCGCGCCCTACACCCACCAGGCGATCTTCTTGGAAGAGAGCGCCCGCGCCGAGACACCTGAGCACATCGGGGTCATCGGCCTCGGGATGGCGGGTCCGACGATCATCGCCCACGGGACGGATGACCAGAAGACCGCGCACCTCGGCAAGATCCTGTCGGGAGAAGAGGTGTGGTGCCAGGGCTTCTCGGAGCCCGGCTCCGGCTCCGACCTGGCGTCGCTGCGCACGCGCGCCGAGACGGACGGGGACGACTACGTCGTGAACGGCCAGAAGGTGTGGTCGAGCTTCGCCCACATCGCGGACTACTGCATCTTGCTCGTCCGCACCGACCCACAGGCGGTCAAGCACCGCGGGATCACCTACCTGATGGTCGATATGCATTCGCCCGGCGTCGAGGTGCGGCCTCTGAAGCAGATCACGGGCGACCCCGAGTTCAACGAGATCTTCTTCTCGGACGTGCGGGTGCCGCGGCGCAACATCCTTGGCAACGAGAACGAGGGATGGCAGGTCGCGATGACGACCCTCCTGCACGAGCGTGGCACGCTCGGGTTTGCGCTGACCGCCCGGCTCGAGGTCCTGATGCGCAAGCTGATCACGCTGGCTAGAGAGACCAAGAGCAACGGCACCGTGGCCGCCGACGATCCCTTGCTGCGCGACCGCATCGCTCGCCAGTGGGTCGAGCTCCAGGCTCTGAAGTTCACCAACTACCGGGCGCTGACCTCGCTGGTGAAGACCGGGATCCCCGGACCGGAGGGGTCGATCGCCAAGTTGCACTGGTCGGAGTCGAACCAGCGACTGACGAAGCTCGCCCTCGAGGTGCTGGGGCCGGCGTCGCAACTCGACGACGACGAGGCCTCGTGGGAGGGGTTCTGGCAGTACCAGCAACTCCGCAGTCGGGGCAACACGATCGAAGCCGGCACCTCCGAGATCCTGCGCAACATCATCTCGGAGCGAGTCCTGGGCCTGCCGAGGAGCCGTTAG